In the Motacilla alba alba isolate MOTALB_02 chromosome 6, Motacilla_alba_V1.0_pri, whole genome shotgun sequence genome, gcagcaggaagaaagCAGCATATACTTGAGATACAGGCAAGCTACTCCTATAGTATGTAGCATACACATGAGTTGCaccttggttttcttttcttccaaggaTAAAGTTTGGCTAAGAACTTCAGGAGCATAATATGGTTTTACAAGTCccacttggatttttttcagacagcAAACAAAACCTGCCAGGTGGTTTCATCATGCAGTATGTGAACCAGAAATCTAGCACTGTTCCGTTGCCAAATGGAAGGATTCTTCCCCAGTAGTCTGGATCACCAATATGGTAATGGACTTTCAATCTGACCCAAGCTCTGCCACTGGGGAAACAGGCCACTGGACAACCTTGGACTGCCCAGCTGATCAGGTTCTCTCTCTTGTCCTCTCTTTGAAGTCTGAAGATCTACATAGCCTTCCTTGGCAGATGGTATCTGAACACCATTAGGCTTCCACTCTGCGTGTACAATTTTGTAATTCTGACCCTCGTTATTGTCCCAGAAGGTATGTTCTCCACTTTGGTAAGAAATGCAAAACTCTATCTTCTCTTCAGAGGAAATGGCAGGAGGAAAATCAATGGCAAATGAGAAGGTATCATTTTCAAAATCACTGTAAACATTGTTCATATACACACACTCAACATCTTTGTAGGTCTTCCACGTATCAAAAGTAATACGAACCTGAACCtttttttcaaagctgacaTTTTTTACTTTCACAGTGCCTGACAGGACCTTCTCTTGCAGGGTGCAGGTCTCCAGGCAGACCAGGTTTGTCTGCAGACGGTTCCTGAAGTCCAGGTAGTCAGCTGAGGGCTGAGGGAAACCCAGAATCAAGTTTTTCTCCTCATGGAGTTTTAAGTCAGATGTCATGCCCTCAATGCCTAAGAGGTCAAACTGCAGATCCCACACAGGGGGCTCCTGGAACTCAGAGAAGGTGTGGATCACTGTCAGGGACAGCCCCTTGGAGTCTGCAAACACAACGCGCTTCTTGGCTCGGGCTGGCGAGTGGTTCCAGTCGCTCTTCTGATCTTCAGAGTCACATTTCACATGAAGGCACGGCCTGAGAGGTTTGAGTCTGTTCACAAAGCTGTTTCTTTGGCAGTCCTCAAGGGGGCTAAGAAAGCTCTTCAGTGGTGGAGAATGGGCTATGCAAATTCGCATGGCCATATCCACAGGcatgctggagctgggcaagggTCTCGGGTCCAAGATCTGTATCATTCtgaatggagaagaaaaacaggatgTCATCATTTATTACATCAGGTAAGAAGCTTCTCTAGAAGGCGTGTTTACTTCATCATTCTCTTAATTATTCACGGCCTCATCTCTGCACAGTTTTAAACAATGCAGCCTAAATCAAAATTGACAGTTCTACTTAAGGAACCAGGGTGAAACTAGTCAGTCATTTCTTGGCAATCCTAAACTTCAAATCTACTCTCCTTTCTTTATCcaaacctctgaaaaaaaaaagattttagtGAAAGCTAATTGAacatattttcttgaaaataccGAAAAAAACATTCCAGTAACGAGTAAAGCAGTCCAGTTAAAATAGAAGTGCTCATCCATTTGAACTTCCCTTTTAGAGGCCCTGAGTGAGGTCTTAAAATTCCAACAAGCCGGCTCAGCTGCTTCATCTCTGAGCACAGACAGCACTATATTAAGCAAGTTGCCTATCCCATCAGAGCATCAGATGGGATTCTATATATCTTTATGCAGAACCATCATTCTGTGGCTCTGAACAACTGTCAGTTGATCTTTTTAGGAACTTGTTTGGTTGAATAAAAATACTAAAGCatctttagaaatatttttatgagttGTGAACCCATATCTAAGTAATAGGGCTCTTTTCACTGTTAATGTCAACTGTTGAGtgaagcaggggaaaaaagtgggagaagagaagaacatactaatttttttttcattaggttTCAAGAACTGACTTAAAAACAACTTTTCATAATCCCTAAAGACTATACTGCAAGTCTACTGCAAGGATTCAATAAGAATgctacagggttttttttaaagagttacTTATAACCCTCCCCTCAAAAGATATCCTCTTTTGATGGATATCAAAATTACTGTGCAAGGCCATGGCCCATGCAATGCCAGATATGAATATTGAATATTTCTTAAAAGGGACTTCATCCCTGCTGAGATGGATGCAGTCCTTGCAGGAAACACAGAGTTTTGTTGAGTCACGGAAAGGCATTTGCTTTGTCACTTAAATAAATGGCTTTCTGCTTCCCAGAGTTCTCACTGGTATTCCAGAGCCCTGCCAAAACTAAAGCAGAAGCTGCAATGGCctcttcttgcttttttttattgtggAGTATTTACCATAATAAGCAGTAGGAGGAGAGTACCCAAATCAAATTAATCaacttttgctttgctttattaGGAATAGAACTAAGGCTTTAGAAGTACTCTCTCTGCAACTTTGATGACCCGAGCTTTTGCAGTGTcgggggaaaataaaataaaaaaaaatatttaaaaaaaaagaggggaaaaaaaaaagaaaagaaaaaaataaaataaaataaaaaagaggcagaaaagaaaaaggaaaaaagcccacgCAACACCGAAACAGCAAACAAGCGCCAAGCATGCAAACCCCACGCCACCGCCGGAGCAGCTCCGGGCGCTGGAGGAGCagcgggcgctgccggggctcgggcagcagcggggcagcgCCCGGGGGGACCCGCGGAGCGCAGCGAGCCCCGGGCGCCGCCGGTACAGCCGGGTGTGCAGC is a window encoding:
- the PPP1R3C gene encoding protein phosphatase 1 regulatory subunit 3C → MIQILDPRPLPSSSMPVDMAMRICIAHSPPLKSFLSPLEDCQRNSFVNRLKPLRPCLHVKCDSEDQKSDWNHSPARAKKRVVFADSKGLSLTVIHTFSEFQEPPVWDLQFDLLGIEGMTSDLKLHEEKNLILGFPQPSADYLDFRNRLQTNLVCLETCTLQEKVLSGTVKVKNVSFEKKVQVRITFDTWKTYKDVECVYMNNVYSDFENDTFSFAIDFPPAISSEEKIEFCISYQSGEHTFWDNNEGQNYKIVHAEWKPNGVQIPSAKEGYVDLQTSKRGQEREPDQLGSPRLSSGLFPQWQSLGQIESPLPYW